Genomic DNA from Mesorhizobium sp. 131-2-1:
TTTCTCGGGATCCCATGAAAATTACGCAAGCTTTCACCTTCGAGGCAGCGCACTGTCTTCCGCGCGTGCCAAAGACCCATCGCTGTCACCGCATGCATGGCCACTCATACCGTGTGGAACTGCGTTTGGAAGGGCCCGTCGATCCAGACACGGGCTTTGTCATCGATTTCTTCGATGTCGAGGCTGTGTTCGGACCGCTTCTGCAACGTCTCGACCATCAGTATCTGAATGAGATTGAAGGTCTCGACAATCCGACCGCGGAAAACATTGCGGTCTGGATCTGGAACCAAACCAAGCCGCTTCTTGGCCAAATGTGCTCGGTAACAGTCTATGAGACACCGCTGTGCTGGGCTGAATACGAGGGTTGACCCGATGCAACGAGATCCGGGAACCGCACTCGTCCTTTTCTCCGGCGGCCAGGATTCGACAACCTGCCTGGCTTGGGCGCTGGAGAACTTCGAGCGCGTCGAGACAATCGGCTTCGACTATGGGCAGCGGCATCGGATCGAGCTCGATGTGCGGCCTTACCTGATCGAGCGCATTCGAACAGACTTTCCGGCCTGGCGTGGTCGACTGGGCGAGGACCACATGATTGACATGGCCGTACTCGGTCAAATCAGTGATACCGCGCTCACGCGCGACGTCGAGATCGCACTGAACGCGAACGGCATAACAAATACCTTCGTGCCTGGCCGCAACCTTCTGTTCCTCGGCTTTGCGGCCGCGATAGCTTACCGGATGGGCGCGAATCACCTCGTAATCGGCGTGTCCGAGACGGATCGTTTCAGCTACCCGGATTGTCGAGATGACGCAGTTAAGGCGATGCAACTTGCCCTGAACCTTGGAATGGAAACGCGTTTCGTCATTCACACACCCCTCACGCAGTGTGACAAGGCGCAGACCTGGGCGCTGGCGGATTGGCTGGGCGGCGAGGCGCTGGTGAAGCTCATCTGCGAAGGAAGCCACACCTGCTATAGCGGAGACCGCGAGCATAGACATAGCTGGGGTTTCGGTTGCGGTACTTGCGTCGAGTGTAATCTTCGCGCAGCAGGATGGGAGCAATTCCGATCCTGCAAAGAGGCACCCGTGACCGCCCATGAAATGACGTGAGCGCCAAGATCCAGGCTGACGGTGGCAATCTGTTCCATAGATCGTTTCCTTCTCTTTGTGATGTTCAGCACGACAAGGTACGCGCCTTCGATGCCGTTTCGAAGGGCTGTTCCATACGATCGACCTTGATGATCTTCGCCGTTCGCGTGGTGCTGTTTCGTGGGGGAGTTCAGCACCACGGCGAGCAGGCTGCGGTTGTTATCCTTGATCCCGGTCGGATTTGATCGTGGAGCGTACTGCCAAGAGAAAAGGGGGAGGTTGTGGTTTCGACGAGAGGCAGTTGATGCCCGAGCCTGCCCTTATGTGGAGGATCGTCCATGCAGTCCATCACCAGCATGGCCGCAGCACTGGCATCATTGAACGAAGAATGACGACCTCATCGGCAATCGATGCCAGCGCCTGCGTGAGCTGGCACGGGCGCAGACGCCTGCGGCGACGCGATGTTGCGGATATCCCTCCCCTGGCCCCGCCTCGGGCCAATCAAAGGATTCCTGATAGCGCCTTCGATCTGGCAATGCTCGTGCGTTCAGTGAATGCGCGTGCCGCCTTGATGGCGATCATCACAGCCTCAGTGTCGATTGACGAAATGGATCTGCTCGACCGCCGGAAGACAATCGAGCAGGTAGCCCAGCAAGGTCGACTCATGTGCCGTCGAATTGAAAGGCGGCTGCCGTCATGAAGGATACGCGCGACCGCATCAAGCGCCGGGGCAAAGCGCCCCAATGAATCAGAATGGCGAAAGTATTGATTGAGGTGCAGAAAGCAGCGCCCATTGATGTCACACAGATTGGCGCCTTCGCGTTGCAGCGCGCGACGCGGCTTCGGATCGCACAGCCGCGGCGCGGGTGGCGCCATCGGAAAAAACCGGGCTCCGATTGGGCGTCAGGCTGCGCGGAGATTCGTGCAATATGTCAGGCCTCCCTCGAAGAATCCGGAGACCTACGCCTCTTTCGCCGGTGACATGGCATTTGCACTTGGAAGACGTCATTCACGAATTGCATATGGGAGGCGGCGAATGAACAGGCCAACGATCGCGGATCTGGCGAAAGCCGCGGGCGTAAGTGTTTCTACGGTCAATAGGCTCTTGCACGGAACTGGCTCACTGCGACCGCAGACGGCCGACCTCATCTCAAGCGCAGCGCAGCAGATCGGCTTCCACAGTTCGGGGCCGCTGCACGAACGCAGGCGGGACAATCTCCCGGATCGGCACTTGAGCTTTTTCCTGCAGCAATCGCACCGGCCGCTCTGTCAGATTTGGGCCGAGGCGCTTCTCGGTGCCTGCGCGCGACGCACAGATGCGGTTATTAAGCCAGACGTGCTCTTCGAGGACGACCCTTCCCCAGAAGCGGTTGCTGCCAATCTGCTCAAGATAGGCGAAAGTGCCGATGCAATCGCTGTGATCTCGGCCGATCACCCGCTCGTCGGCCAGGCGATTGACGAGTTGCGCGTCAAGGGCGTTCCGGTGATCGCCTACGTGACCGACCTGTCCGCCGCCAGCCGGGCCGGCTTTGTGGGAACCGACAACTGGAAGGCCGGCCGCACCGCCGCATGGTTTATCAGCCAGACGTCCGGTCGGCCCGGTAAGGTCTCTCCTCTCATAGGCGGCAACCGTTATCAGTTCCAAGACATCTCGGATGCGAGCTTTCGCTCCTACATGCGCGAGCACGCGCCCGAGTTCCACGTCAGCGAAACGCTCCTGACCCATGAGGCGCCGAAGAACGCCTATGCAATCGTTCGTAGGCTGATAGCGGAGGAGCCCGAGCTCAGGGGCATCTTCGTCAATGGCGGCGGCATTTCCGGCGTCCTGCGTGCTATGCGCGAACTCGCTGTGGAGCAGCAGTGCAAAATCCGGCTCGTCTGCCGCGACATCGGGCCCGAGACACGCAAGGGATTGAGCGAAGGCTTGATTACGGCTTCCTTGTGTCATCCCGTCGACAGGATGCCTGAAGAACTCATCAATGTGATGCTGCGCATGATCGAACGCACGGACACGCGGCTAATCGAACAGCGGATTGTTCCGTTCGAGATCCTCACGCCAGAGAGCATTTGGACTTAAGAATCGGAAGAGCCATCGTCGTCCGGATAAGGTCATCCGTGCCGCTACGAAGCGACGACCGCTTCCTGGGAGGAAACTGGGCGCAAGGGCGGTTCGGCACTCATGACCCTCGTATCCACCGAAAGAGGCCAGGAGGACGAGGAGATGGAAATCTCCGAGGAAGCCGATCTTGTCGAGAGCTGGACCTCACGCTCGCGCCAATGATTAGGCTGCTTCGGCCGTCCGTGCCGATTTGCGCGGCTTGTGGCGCGCCAACCTTATAAGCGCGTCGATCGAGGCAGCGCACCGGGCTTTGCTGTTCGCCCCGTGACTATGGCAGATATGTCGAGCTGTTTCATCATAGCGAGCAACCGAGCCGTTTGGGCTTGATTGAGGCGCCGACGGTTAATGACGGCGCGGATCTCGCGGGCGAGCTTGGCTTTCCGCAATTCCTCTTCGGAATTGTCAAAGCCCAAATCCGCAAACACGTTGCCGTTGGTCATTTCGCCGGTGATTCTTCAGTCATGACTTTGTTCCTAGTTTTCGCGATCGTGCGTCTCAGCCACCTTCAATCGCTGTAACGAGGTCGACTTCGCACTTGGGCGTGTCCCTGCCCTTCTTCTGGAAGCAAAGATGCGCGTTCCGGTAATTCCCGGACAGGCATTCCAGTAATGTCGGGGACAGCAATTGGAGTGCACCCCCAGACTGAGACAAGGAAAATAGCGGACAGTTTCCCGTGTTAAGCTATGCAGCCTTTTCCATCTGTCGCCCGCGTGAATGCTTCTGTTCGTATTCCTCCGGACTGAGGTAGTCGAGCGCCGAATGCAGGCGCTCCGTATTGTAAACGGTCTCTATGAAAGCGCCGATGTGCTTGCGGGCATCATCTGCATCCTTATAGGCGAGACCTTGCACCTCTTCCTGTTTCAGGGTTTTCATGAAGCTCTCCGCCTTCGCATTGTCGTAAGGATTGCCGACACGACTCATGCTCGCCTGGATACCGTGTAGATGCAGAAGTTCGGAGTAGGCCCCGCACGCGTATTGAACTCCGCGGTCGGAATGATGAATGAGGCTCCCGGGTACGGGCTGGCGATCAGCGATGGCCATCTCGAGAGCTTCGATGGCAAGGCTTGCTCTAAGATGCGTATCCAGCGCCCATCCGACAACCTTGCGGCTGAACGCGTCAAGGACAACGGCAAGGAAGGCAAACTCCTCAGCCAGATGCAGGAAGGTGATATCGGCAACCCATAGCTGGTTTACGCCATTGAGGATCATTCCCCTCGCGAGGTTCTGCACGACTTGCCAACCATGCCTGGAGTTGGTCGTCACAGGAACAAAGGGGCTAGCGCGCAGGCACAACAGATTGTCTTCACGCATGATCCGCAGAACGCATTTGTGATTAACTTGCCACCCCTCACGCCGAAGCAGGGCTCCAATCCGGCGGTACCCGTAGTGTGTGTTGCCGAGAGCCAGCTTCTGAATGAGATCGCGCAAACCCGTCTCGGCTCGACGAGGGGCTGAATCCAGCCAGTGACGGTAATAGCTCGCGCGGCTGACACCAGCGAGCCAGCACATTCTGTCGATGTTGAATTCGCCTTGCGACAGGCCGGTCATCATCTTTTCAATGACTTTGAAGATGCCGTTTCGCCAGGAGCGCTGCTCCGACGCTGATCTTCCTCGAAGTGCCGCAAGGCTTCGCGAAAAAAATCGAGATCGAGCTGCTGCTGCCCGACCTTCTGCTCCAGTTCCCTGATCCGGCGCCTGGCCTTGGTCAGTGCCTTTTCCTGAGGTGCCGGCACATCCACTGCACTCTGCAGCTGTGCGGTCCCGTCAACTCCTGCTGTCGATCTGGCCGGCCGGCCGCGCCGACGTGACTTCAGATTACCATGAAGCCTGAGATGATCACGCCACTCGTAAAGTCGTTGGCGACTGATACCAACCTCATCTGCCAACTTGCTGACGGTTTCGCCCGCTTCCATGCGCCGGAGAAGCTCCAGCTTTTGGTCATCATCAATAACTCTTTGCCGTCCGGCCATGCCCCAGTTTCCTCTCCTTGCGGGGAAACTGTCCGCTATTTTCCTTGTCTCAGTCTGGGGGTGCACTCCAGGCACGCGGCCGGCGCTGTGATGCAGACCGACTATGCCGGACAGACGGTGTCGGTGATCGATCCGATCACCGGCGTCATTGCGCCGGCGCAGATCTTCGTGGCGGTGCTGGGAGCCTCCAATCTCACCTTCGCCCATGCCAGCCTCAGCCAAAAGCTGCCGGATTGGATCGAAGGACAGGTGCAGGCCCTGAGCTTTTTTGGTGGGGTCACCAAAGCGATCGTCTGCGACAATCTGAAGGCTGGTGTCGTCAAGGCCCTGTGGTTCGAGCCGACCTTGAACGCGACGTTTGCGGCCATGGCCGAGCATTACGACACCACGATCCTGCCGACCCGACCAGCAAAGCCGCGCGACAAAGGCAAGGTCGAGGGCGCAGTTCTCATCGTCGAACGCTGGATTCTGGCGCGACTGCGCAACCGCCAATTCTTCTCGCTAGCCCTGCTCAATGCGGCGATCGCCGAGCTGCTCGAGGAGCTGAACAACCGGCCGATGCGCCATGTCGGCAAAAGCCGGCGCGAACTGTTCGAGGAGATCGAGCGGGCGGCGCTCGGCACCCTGCCGGCGACGCCGTTTGAATACGCCGAGTGGAAATCGGCGAAGGTGCATCCCGACTACCATGTCGAGATCGACAAGACGTTCTACTCGGTGCCGCACCGACTGATCGGCCGCACCGTCGAGGTCCGGCTCACCCACCGGGTGATCGAGATCTTCCATGATCACCAGCGCGTCGCCTGCCATGTTCGCCGATCGCAGCGCTGCGGCCATGTCACCATCGACGTTCACATGCCCAAGGCGCATCAGCGCTACGCCAACACCACGCCCGCCAACCTGATCGGCCGGGCGGCTGTCATCGGCCCGAACACCGCGATCCTGGTCGAACGCATGATGCGCGACAGGCCCCATCCCGAGCAGGGCTATCGTTCGGCCATGGGTGTCGTGTTGCCTCACCTAATTTTGTTACCGGCTGCCTCACCAAGAATGTTACCCGCTCGCCAGACGTGCGGAATCTGAAGCGACATACGGCGCTAGGCTGCTGACCTCGCCGATGAGCCGCTGCACGGCTTGTTGTCGCCACGCCCTTACTCGCTTCTGCAACGTGTGAAGCTGGTGCAAGCTGTATCGTCCGGGATAACGGACCTGGAACTCGACGAGAAGTTCAAGTGCGGTCTGATCCGGACGCTCTTCAAGGCATCGTGCCATCTCTTCCCAATGGTCCTTAAAGATGTCGGGACGTCGGCCGCGCGGTTTGTCGTTGAGCCGACGATAAGTCTTTGGCCCAACGACAACACCGCGCGCGCGAGCCGCTTGGCGCCAGAGATTGACCCGTCGAACGAGTGTTTTGTACTGCTTGCGGGTAAATCGACCTGGAAACTGGACGCACAGCTCCTCGAAGAGCTGCGTGGCGTTGATGTTGGGGAATTCCTCCAATCGGCGACAAACGATCGGCCACACCATGCGGAGCGCCTGGACGCGGGCTTGGCCAGGCTCGGCGTAGACCGGCTTCGGCTTCTCCTGCATCGTCGCGGGAGGAGTGGGTGGGATCACCGGTTTGAGCGTCGGCGAGGGACTCGCAATAAGGGTTTGTATCGAGACCTTTTGTAGACTTCGCAGGTAACGCGGTTTGGCTTCGATGGAGAAGGTCGGACGGATTTCGCCCGCATGCCAGGCGCTCGATAGGCTGGCTACGAACGCGGCCAGGTTGGGCGGTTCCGATGTCGCCGGTGGCGGTGTTTCGCCGTCAGCCAGCGCCGCCAGATAAGCCTGGACAGCTCGCATCTCCTCCAGCAGCTTCAGCGGATCGAGGTCGCCGGCGATCTCGCGCAGCTTGTTCTTGGCGGCCATCGGCATAGCCTCCGCCTGCAGGAGACGCTCGCAGGGAGTCTGCGGTGGATGATAGCGCTTGGCCACCTTCGCTCCGTCGCGCTGCTTGGCAGCCAGCTTGAACGAGGGCTGGAAGAAGTTCACAAACAGCCGGGATGCCCCGTAGAGGCGCGTGATCGCTCTGGCTGCCGCCAAGCCCTCGAAGCGTCGATAGCCCAGGAGCTTCCGAACAACCGCCCCATTTTTCTGCTCGATCCACGCTTGGTCGTTCTTACGGTAAGGTCGCGAGCGAGTGAGTTCGATGCCGTGACCAAGGCAATATTCGATCAGCCTGTTGTTGACGAACTCGCTGCCATTGTCCACATCCAGCGCTCTAAGGGCAAAGGGCAAGCCCATGCGGATGCGCTCGAGTGTCTCGACCACGAGGGTGCCTTCTCGGGCCACGATGGGCGCGGCCTCCGTCCATCCGCTCGCGATATCGGTCAGAACCAGGCTGTGAACGTAGCTACCGCGGTTGGCCTCTCCGCAATGAGCGACCAGGTCCATTTCCATGCTGCCGGGAAGCGGCTCGTTCCAGTCGGCAAAGGTGCGCATTTTGATGCGCCGCCGGGGCTCTGGCACAACCCTTGGCTTCTTTTTCGTACGCATGGTGCGCCTTGGCATCTGGAGCAAGCGGTCGATCGTCGCGGCGCTCATCGACAGGATCTTGTGGCGGATCTCCTCCTCGAGCTTTAGATGTCCATTGCGTTCCAGCGCCGGCAATAGAATGGGCAGTAGAGCCTTGAGCCGCTTGCCGCAAACTCGGTCGGAAGCTTCCCACAGCACAATCAACGCGGCCCGAGCGGCCTCATCATAGAGCGACAGGCGTTGGCGGGTCTGACGGTGCTTCCGCTCCGGGTGGCTGTTCAGGACACGGATTGCGGACTTTTCGTGATATCCCGTCGCCGCGATGAACTCCTCCAAGATCCGGCGCTTGTCCTTGGTCGTTGCGGCCGCATAGCGATCCCTGACCGCATTGGCCAGTTCCATGCGCATGGCATGCGTCATCTTCGTCTTCATGTTGCCTCCCTGGTGGTGAAGGCACCATGGCGACATGCGCCTTCACGGGTAACATTTTAGGTGAGGCAACGAGCCCGCGCGGTAACATTTTCCTTGAGGCAATGCGACACATGGGCATCTTGTCGCTATCGCCCCGCTATGGACCCACGCGCCTGGACGCCGCTTGCGAGCGCGCGCTTACCATCAACGCGATCACCTATTCCTCCGTCAACGCCATCCTCAAAGCCGGCCTCGATCTCATGGGATCGCAGGCCGAACCGGCGAAGCCGACACCAGCCCACGCCAATATCCGCGGCCGCACCTACTATCAGTGAAGCAAAGGACGAAAGAATGCTGACAAACCCAACCCTCGATCAAATGCAGGCCCTCGGGCTCCCTGGCATGGCTACCGCCTGGCGCGAACTGGCCGCAGCTGAACAGAGCAGCGCCAATGAGTTGAGCCGCGACGAATGGCTCGGCCTGATGCTCGACCGGGAGATCGCCATGCGGGCCGACAAGCGTGTCAGGAACAAGCTCGCCTCGGCCAAGCTGCGCTTCCCCGAAGCATGCATCGAAGACATCGACTTCGCGCCCGCGCGCGGCCTCGACCGCCGCAACACCATGGCGCTCGCCCAAGGCCATTGGCTCAAGGCCCAGGAGAATTTGATCCTCACCGGCCAGACCGATCCCACGACATAATGCACACCTCGCTATGTTATTGAAAAAGCTGGATCTGCTGATCCTGTGATTGTGATAATGGACTGTGTCCGCTCCTGCCGGAATGGTGCTGGATATCGAGTTGCTCGATATCTTCATGACGGATGATCCAGGGCGTACCCTTGCAATACTGCTCGGCCTTCAGATCGCCGGCGCGGATCATGCGCAGCACGGTCATTGGCCGCAGCCCGAGCTTTGCAGCCGTTTCCTGCAATGTATACTCGCCGCGCTCCGACCGTTCGTCCTTTTTGTAGACGGCGATGTCGTGCTGGTTGCGGAAAGTGCAGACACGGGACTGCGTCCATCCGTTCTGACGACCCGTGGTTTTGCCGAGCCGGTTGAGAAGCGATGCGATCGCTCTATCCGGCAATTGGCGTGCCAGGGCACGGATCAGTTCCTCGATGTCCGGCGGGGCGCCCCAACGGTGATGGCCTGCCTTGTTCTTCCTGACCGAAAGCGCGGTATGGTCGCCGCCCTGCCAATGCACCAGCATTTTGATGTGGTCGTCTTCGATGGCGACGACAATCTCGCGGATCACGGCGCGGATGATCCGCTTGCGCGTGGTGGCGGTGGCGTTGGCATGATGCCATGCCAATTCGAGATCGCCGCCCATGCGCAGCAGGCTCCGCCGTTCCTCTTCTCCCAGAGCCTCAGGCTTGTGGCGGTCGAGCGCGTCAAGCTCGTCCTGACGCTCGCGGACGGCTACGAGCGCGGCATTCCAGCGTCGCTCTAGTTCGCCTGCTACAAGCCGGTTGTCCGGGTCGACGGCGTCATACTGGCGGCGTGCATGGGCGGCTTCATAACGTGCTTGCTCGAGTGCGAGCTCCACATGGCGCCGCTTCTCTCCAGCCTGCACGGTGGTGGTCTCGATGGCCTTGATCGCCGCTTCGATGCCGAGCGGTTGAAGGCGTTGAAGAACCTCCGCGCTGACCGCCTGATCGACCCGCAACGATCCGAAGCCAATGCACGGGTCGGTTCCGTGGTTGAGCTGCGCTCCGCGGCAATGATAGCGCCCCGTATTGCCGTTGCTGCCGGAATAAGAGACGTGCAGCTTGCGGCCGCAATGGCCGCAGCGCAAGAGACCGCCGAGCAGCAACTCGCCCCGGCGAAGAGCACCGCGCGGCACCAAGCCTTTGCTTGTGGCATTGTCCGTGATCAGGCGCTGATTCCTCTCAAAATCGTGCCAGCTCAGGTAACCTTCGTGATGGTCGATGAGCAAGACCTCCCAGTCGGCGCGATCGCGCCTGATCCCACGCAAAATCCGTTTGCGTCCGGCCTCTATGGTGACTTTGCTGCAGGTTCGCCCGAACGCATAGGCGCCGGCGTAGATCGGGTTGGTGAGAATGTGGTGCACAGTATTGTAGACGGGCAGCTTCCAGACGATCGCCCTGTCCGCCGCGCGCGTGTAATTTACGGCAGGGAGCATAATGCCCTCGCTGCGCAGCCACAGATGCACCTGCCGGATGCTCTGCAGTTCGTCGAAACGCCGGAATACAAGATCGATCGCCTCGCGGATCCGCAGGTCCGGGTCTTTCTCGATCCGGTTCCGGCCCGACTTGACGTAACCGATCGCCACCGTCAGGAAAAGTTCGCCCCGGCGTGCCTTCTGCTTCAGGGCTTCGATCGAGCGGGCCCGCAGGATCGAAAGCTCCAGTTCGCTCATCGTGCCCTTCATGCCGAGCAGCAACCTGTCGTTGGGATGACGCGGTTCGTAGATGCCGTCCTCATCTATGATGAGCGTTCCGACAAGGCCACAAAACTCGATGAGCGTATGCCAGTCCCGGCCATTGCGGGCCAGCCGGGAGGCTTCAATGGCGAGGACCGCACCAACCCGACCTTCGCAGATAGCCGCCAGAAGCTTCTCAAAGCCCGGACGGCTGATGCCAGACCCTGAACGACCGAGATCTTCATCGATGACGATGGCTTCTTTCCAGCCAAGGGACCGCGCTCGCTCGGCAAGGCCATATTGGCGTCGCCGGCTCTCTGGATTGTTGACGAGTTGATCGGCCGTCGACTGCCGGACATAGACATAGGCGCCGCGCGCGAGATGTTCAGCGGTGATCTTCATGATCTGCCTCCCGTTCCGTCTGGCTCACCACCGCTTCCCTCAGCAAGGTCTCGATCAGCGGGAGGGTGCGTTCCCGGACTTCGCCTGGAAGACTCGATGGCGGAGCCTTCGTGGAAAACAGGTCTGGCTGGTCGGTTCGGCATTGCCTGCGCTGCATGGTCGTCTCCTGGCTGGCGTGAGTCGCTCTGCAGAAAACGTAGACCTGCATCCAGCTCGCTGCGCAGGTCGCGCAGGCATGAAAGGGGAAAACGGGGCGCCTCGCGAACCGCCATCGTCAGGGCGATCTCTTCCGTCATCCAGATCGGAATCAGCGCCAGGCTGCCATCCGGTTGTCGCCCGACATAGGCCGGCTCACCGCAATAACGCTGACGGCCTGTGACAAAAATCTCCCCGCCCGAACGCGGATGAAAGGCGTAACGGACAATCTTCTTTGCCTCGCCATCCTGATAACGGGCATTATGAGCCCAGTCCGACCGGAACTGGAAAATCATGGTTGGCCTGCGCCTTCGGACGGCAGGCGGCCCGGCTCGACCATTCCGTTCTCTATGTGCGCGTACCGCGCATGTTCGAGGATCTGGCGCTCGCCCGCCTCGACGGGCGCTTCCCCCGGCTCATCGAAAAACTTACCCGAGTGCATTTGCTCATCCTCGACGATTTTGGCTCCCACAGCCTCTCGGACCAGCAGCGCTTCCATCTCTTCGAAATCGTCGAGGAGAGATATCGCCGCCGCTCAACCATCATCGCCGCTCAGACCACCGTGGACAAATGGCATGACCTGATCAATGACCCCACCGTCGCCGACGCCATTCTTGACAGGATCGTTCACAATGCTCACCGCATTGCCCTGCAAGGCGACAGTCTGCGAAAGCAAAAAACGAGGCCCCTCTTGACCGGCGCCGAAAACACCGAAATCAATCAATCCTGAACTCAACGAGGCTATCGAGAACCAGCGACCCCAGGCTGTCCCGACATTACCGGAACGCCTGTCCCGTATTTAGCGGAATCGCTGTCCTGAGTTGGCGGAATGCGCAAGCAAAGATGCAGATCACACCAGCGAAGCGGCATGGACGGGCGATAAGTATCCCTGTCTAAGTCGTCGACCACCGCAAGGATTCGGCCGCCAAATCCCTTGAGGGCTTTGACCGCCAGATGCTGCTCGCCATTTTGGGCATCGTTGATTGCAACACCCATGACGATGCAGACATCGACCAATCTCACTCCGCTCAGCCACTGAAAGAAAGATCCGGGTCAAACAGCCGTTTTCGCCAAGTGATCATATTTCCTATGAACGCATTTTGGACTGCACGGACCGTTCCAGCTCGGCGCAAAACCCTCCCAGATACTCGTCAATCGCGCTCTGCAAATGCACCCAGTAGAGCACTTTGGCGGTGCTACATCGATAATGAGCCCAGTTTTGCTTTTTTTGAGAAGATGTCCCTCTTGCTTGGCCGCAGCGAATATCCCAGTAAAAATTGGCGGCAGCGCATCGCGTTTAGCGCTCGCCGGGCGGAGCTGGTCCGGGTTGCGAAGCCCGGCGAGCGCGGATCGTCTTGGGCCATGTGGTGATCAGGTGCGGTTCTTGGAGCGCCAGGATTCATGTCCGATTTCGATGATCTCGCAACGATGCGTGAGAGGATCGAGCAGTGCGGTCGTTGTCCCGTCGAAGAAGCGGCCGCGCCTGCTGTCGCGGATGAGCGCCCGGGCGATGGCAATGGCCAGATGCGACTTCCCGTTCCGGGCCGCCAATCAGCACGCCATTGGACAAAGGCTGTCAAGGGCATCTCAACCGCCGGGCGGCGGCTAAGAAGGAGAAGAGGTGATGGAACGCAAGCTTGATGACGTGATCGCCGCCCTCCCCGAGGAGCGTCGGGAGCGTGTCGACGCACGTTCGAAGAGTTAAAGGACGAGGTCGAGAGCCTCGGAGAGCTGCGCCATGCGGCTGGGAAGCCCAGGGAGATTGCCTCGACCTTCAAGATCAAGCAGCCCTCTGTCTCGAGGATCGAGAAACAGGCCGATATGGATCTGTCGACACTTAGAGCTACGTAGAGGCGATCGGGGGACAAACTCGACCTCATCGTCGCCTCGCCTCGCGCGCGCCGCCTCCGTATAGAGCGGCTCGGCTACGTCGTAGCCCCCACCCCCCTCCGCACGTAGTGCTCAAAGAGCCAGGTGGACGAACCCGCCTGAAAGCAAGCGCGCAGGCTGAACGCGCCGTTTCGGTCAAAATTGCCGAAAAGACGACGGTCTCGTCTACGCTCGCGATACATGGGCAAGCCCTCGTTAGACCCGATACCGATCTGCCCGCTCTCACGCTCGCGGGGGACGCCTCTTCCCTCGCCCGGGCTGGCCCAGTTCACCGCCGCGCTGGGGGTGTGTGGCGATGTGCTCGCCGACGACGACCAGCTCGAGCACGCTTGGTCACAGCTTCCATACCTGATCAGGTAGATACCTCCGCACCTGCGCGACATCTTCAGTGGTTTCCAATTTATTTAATTTGCGGCGATCATCGCCGCACGCAGAATGGCAAAAAACGTTAAACGGCCATGTCTGCTGCCTTCTTATGCGGCTCCAGGACACATTGAGCAGAGGCGAATACTGGCAAGCATCCAGCGCCACGACCCCACCTCGTGGCGGCAGTTAACGGCCCACTGCGGTTTCCCAAAGGCCTTCGGACAAAATTGGCGCAGCGCTGTTACGGCAGGCACAGCACGTGGAAATCTGTCGAGCATCAGCCATTGCGAAAGGTGTAGCCATAACCGTTGATGGCCG
This window encodes:
- a CDS encoding recombinase family protein; the encoded protein is MKITAEHLARGAYVYVRQSTADQLVNNPESRRRQYGLAERARSLGWKEAIVIDEDLGRSGSGISRPGFEKLLAAICEGRVGAVLAIEASRLARNGRDWHTLIEFCGLVGTLIIDEDGIYEPRHPNDRLLLGMKGTMSELELSILRARSIEALKQKARRGELFLTVAIGYVKSGRNRIEKDPDLRIREAIDLVFRRFDELQSIRQVHLWLRSEGIMLPAVNYTRAADRAIVWKLPVYNTVHHILTNPIYAGAYAFGRTCSKVTIEAGRKRILRGIRRDRADWEVLLIDHHEGYLSWHDFERNQRLITDNATSKGLVPRGALRRGELLLGGLLRCGHCGRKLHVSYSGSNGNTGRYHCRGAQLNHGTDPCIGFGSLRVDQAVSAEVLQRLQPLGIEAAIKAIETTTVQAGEKRRHVELALEQARYEAAHARRQYDAVDPDNRLVAGELERRWNAALVAVRERQDELDALDRHKPEALGEEERRSLLRMGGDLELAWHHANATATTRKRIIRAVIREIVVAIEDDHIKMLVHWQGGDHTALSVRKNKAGHHRWGAPPDIEELIRALARQLPDRAIASLLNRLGKTTGRQNGWTQSRVCTFRNQHDIAVYKKDERSERGEYTLQETAAKLGLRPMTVLRMIRAGDLKAEQYCKGTPWIIRHEDIEQLDIQHHSGRSGHSPLSQSQDQQIQLFQ